The following proteins come from a genomic window of Candidatus Bathyarchaeia archaeon:
- the alaS gene encoding alanine--tRNA ligase: MGIDREGIALGFFRERGFVRKECGKCGSFFWTLDPDRETCGDSPCEEYGFISNPPTTLRLDVGGTRRKFISFFSEMGHTPIKPYPIVARWRDDVYLVGASIYNFQPYVTEGIIPPPANPLVICQPCARFTDIEKVGRTAGRHLTIFEMGGHHAFNNPGKMIYWMDETVELHHAFLTECIGVKPELVVYKEGFWSGGGNAGPDLEACVEGLEISTLVFMQYKIVGEALERIPILTVDTGYGIERWSWLSQGSPSGFHAIYGDLLGKIFSSAGISVDEKLIAEYAKLSGILDSGSERDREIAESELEQRTGLRYGELSSLLSPVQLAFAVADHTKSLAFLLAEGVIPSNVGAGYLSRYLFRRVFRLLMKLGIESKLLEIIGAQIAHWSRDFPALKEMEAEIAEIIGIEEERYRNTLGRAKGLVREAIRSGRLGPGEAPEGILREFHQSHGIFPDLLVDFALSEGVRVEIPRGFVSKLVEERSRPPPPMGAGLDPKIVEEANAYPETKALYYEDPRLREFEATVLGTIGDEYVILDATGFYPEGGGQLSDIGLLSFDGGSSRVVDVRRVGKVVVHRIEGECPKPGQRVKGEVDWERRAALMRHHSATHLLLGALRRVLGKHVWQAGAQKGPERSHLDFTHYKRLSEEEIWRVESLVYEKILEDVPIRVGWMPREEAEAKYGFTLYQGGAVPGRNIRVVEIEGWDAEACGGMHCSRTGEIGIVKILRAERIQDGVERITFVAGKPALLELRKGELQLKAIEGILGAQGEDLVKAVGDLSERARALRKDVEALRERLGKYLGEEILGGLVDVKGVKLGVGEAAPGEKEELICAMEYATRKEPNAVLVRLLRGSPPQILVSAGRGAIGMGVHAGRMASELSRMLGGGGGGKDYFGQGGGGRAEDLDKIRERAEELLREVLGA; the protein is encoded by the coding sequence TTGGGGATTGACCGGGAAGGCATCGCCCTAGGTTTCTTCAGAGAGAGGGGCTTCGTAAGGAAGGAATGCGGGAAGTGCGGCAGCTTCTTCTGGACTCTCGATCCGGATAGGGAGACTTGCGGGGATTCCCCCTGCGAGGAGTACGGGTTCATATCCAATCCCCCCACCACCCTAAGGCTGGATGTGGGCGGAACTAGGCGGAAATTCATATCCTTCTTCAGCGAAATGGGCCATACGCCCATCAAGCCCTATCCTATAGTCGCGCGCTGGAGGGACGACGTTTATCTGGTCGGGGCCTCGATATACAATTTCCAGCCCTACGTCACCGAGGGGATAATACCTCCTCCGGCGAATCCACTCGTCATATGCCAACCCTGCGCTAGGTTCACAGACATAGAGAAGGTGGGGCGAACTGCCGGGAGGCATTTGACCATATTCGAGATGGGCGGCCATCACGCCTTCAACAACCCCGGGAAGATGATCTATTGGATGGATGAAACCGTGGAGCTACATCATGCCTTCTTAACGGAGTGTATCGGCGTAAAGCCAGAGTTGGTGGTTTATAAGGAGGGGTTTTGGAGCGGGGGCGGAAACGCCGGGCCGGATCTGGAGGCTTGCGTCGAGGGCTTGGAGATCTCGACTCTCGTCTTCATGCAATACAAGATTGTTGGCGAGGCCTTGGAGAGGATACCGATACTTACGGTCGATACGGGCTACGGCATCGAGCGCTGGTCTTGGCTCTCCCAAGGGAGCCCGAGCGGCTTCCACGCCATTTACGGCGATCTATTGGGGAAGATATTCTCGAGCGCGGGCATATCGGTCGATGAGAAGCTGATCGCTGAATACGCCAAGCTCTCCGGGATCTTGGACTCCGGATCGGAGAGAGATCGGGAGATCGCCGAGTCGGAGCTCGAGCAACGGACTGGGCTGAGGTATGGAGAATTGTCCTCGCTATTATCCCCGGTACAACTGGCGTTCGCCGTGGCCGATCATACCAAATCCCTCGCATTCCTTTTGGCCGAAGGGGTGATCCCATCGAACGTGGGGGCCGGGTATCTGAGCAGGTACCTCTTCAGGAGGGTGTTCAGGCTATTGATGAAGCTCGGCATCGAGTCGAAGCTTCTTGAAATAATCGGCGCCCAAATAGCGCATTGGTCAAGGGATTTCCCGGCCCTGAAGGAGATGGAGGCCGAGATCGCGGAGATAATCGGGATCGAGGAGGAGAGGTATAGGAATACCCTTGGGAGGGCCAAGGGCTTGGTGAGAGAGGCGATCCGAAGCGGGAGGCTGGGGCCGGGCGAGGCGCCCGAGGGGATCCTGAGGGAATTTCATCAATCCCATGGCATATTCCCGGACCTCTTGGTCGATTTCGCCCTATCCGAGGGCGTTAGGGTGGAAATCCCGCGGGGCTTCGTTTCCAAGCTGGTTGAGGAGCGCTCGAGGCCGCCGCCCCCAATGGGCGCGGGGTTGGATCCCAAGATCGTGGAGGAGGCCAATGCCTATCCCGAAACCAAAGCCCTATATTACGAGGACCCGCGCTTGAGGGAGTTCGAGGCGACGGTGCTGGGGACCATAGGCGATGAGTACGTCATCCTCGATGCCACCGGGTTCTACCCCGAAGGGGGAGGCCAACTCTCGGATATCGGCCTGCTGAGCTTCGATGGAGGCTCCTCGAGGGTCGTCGACGTTAGAAGGGTTGGCAAGGTGGTGGTCCATAGGATCGAGGGGGAATGCCCCAAGCCAGGACAAAGGGTAAAGGGCGAGGTGGATTGGGAGAGGAGGGCCGCCCTGATGAGACATCATTCTGCCACGCATCTTCTGCTCGGCGCCTTGAGGAGGGTCTTGGGCAAGCACGTTTGGCAGGCCGGAGCTCAAAAGGGGCCCGAGAGGAGCCATTTGGATTTCACGCATTATAAGAGGTTGAGCGAGGAGGAAATTTGGAGGGTTGAATCCCTCGTATACGAGAAGATACTAGAGGACGTGCCGATAAGGGTCGGATGGATGCCCAGGGAGGAGGCCGAGGCGAAATACGGGTTCACGCTTTATCAGGGCGGGGCCGTTCCGGGCCGAAACATCAGGGTCGTGGAGATCGAGGGATGGGATGCGGAGGCCTGCGGAGGTATGCATTGCAGCCGGACGGGGGAGATAGGGATCGTTAAAATATTGAGGGCGGAAAGGATCCAAGACGGGGTGGAGAGGATAACCTTCGTCGCCGGGAAGCCGGCGCTTTTGGAATTGCGCAAGGGCGAGCTACAATTGAAGGCGATCGAGGGGATCCTCGGAGCGCAAGGCGAGGATTTGGTCAAGGCCGTCGGCGATCTCTCCGAGAGGGCGCGAGCCTTGAGGAAGGACGTGGAAGCGCTGAGGGAGAGATTGGGGAAGTATTTGGGGGAGGAGATCCTAGGGGGCCTTGTGGATGTCAAGGGGGTAAAGCTCGGGGTTGGGGAGGCGGCCCCTGGGGAGAAGGAGGAGCTCATATGCGCAATGGAATACGCCACCCGCAAGGAGCCGAACGCCGTGTTGGTAAGGTTGTTGAGGGGGAGTCCCCCGCAGATCTTGGTTTCCGCGGGGAGAGGGGCCATAGGGATGGGCGTTCACGCCGGGAGGATGGCCTCCGAGCTCTCGAGGATGTTGGGCGGCGGGGGAGGGGGAAAGGATTACTTCGGCCAAGGCGGCGGGGGAAGGGCGGAGGACTTGGATAAGATCCGGGAAAGGGCCGAGGAGCTCTTGAGGGAGGTCCTGGGCGCTTGA
- the rpl12p gene encoding 50S ribosomal protein P1, producing the protein MKYVYAALLLHSAKQQITEENIKKVISAAGIEVDEARVKALVSALSEINIDEALKAAPVAVAPVAAAAPAPQAQAPKEAAKEKEKEEEKKEALEGLSALFG; encoded by the coding sequence CTGAAGTACGTTTATGCGGCTTTGCTGCTCCATTCGGCGAAGCAACAAATAACGGAGGAGAATATAAAGAAGGTCATTAGCGCGGCCGGGATAGAGGTGGATGAGGCTAGGGTCAAGGCGCTCGTTTCCGCGCTCTCCGAGATAAATATAGATGAGGCGCTGAAGGCGGCCCCGGTCGCGGTGGCCCCAGTGGCGGCTGCAGCGCCGGCGCCGCAGGCCCAAGCCCCCAAGGAAGCGGCAAAGGAGAAGGAGAAAGAAGAGGAGAAGAAGGAGGCCCTCGAGGGCCTTAGCGCCCTCTTCGGGTGA